A single genomic interval of Camelina sativa cultivar DH55 chromosome 11, Cs, whole genome shotgun sequence harbors:
- the LOC104725031 gene encoding cytochrome P450 89A2-like, with protein MEIWLLILASVFVSLFLHLILRNRSTSSSLLPLPPDPNILPFLGTLEWLREGLGGLESYLRSVHYRLGPIFTLRITSHPAIFVADRALAHEALVLNGSVYADRPQPDTISKIINKHNISSGPYGATWRLLRRNITSEILHPSRVRCYSHARHWVLGILFDRFRKHRGDQEPIVLVDHLQYAMFALLVLMCFGDKLDEKQIKQVEFIQRLQLLSLPRFNIFNIWPKFTKLILRKRWQEFLKIRRQQRDVLLPLIHARRKIVEERNKKRSEEEEEEDKDYVQSYVDTLFDLELPDEKKKLDEEDLVSLCSEFLTGGTDTTATALQWIMANLVKYPDIQERLHEEIKSVVGEEAKEVEEEGVERMPYLKAVVLEGLRRHPPGHFLLPHRVTEDTVLGGYKVPKKGTINFMVADIGRDPKVWEEPMVFKPERFMGEEEVVDITGSRGIKMMPFGAGRRICPGIGLAMLHLEYYVANMVREFQWKEVEGQEVDLTERLEFTVVMKHPLKVLAVPRRSH; from the coding sequence ATGGAGATATGGTTACTGATCTTGGCCTCTGTCTTcgtgtctctctttctccatctcATCCTTCGCAACCGTAGtacctcttcctctcttcttccgTTACCTCCTGACCCTAACATCTTACCTTTCCTCGGAACACTCGAGTGGCTTCGGGAAGGCTTAGGTGGCTTGGAATCCTATCTCCGCTCTGTCCACTACCGTCTAGGCCCCATCTTCACACTCCGCATCACTTCCCACCCCGCCATATTCGTTGCCGACCGTGCCCTCGCTCACGAGGCTCTAGTTCTGAACGGTTCAGTCTATGCAGACCGTCCACAACCGGATACAATCAGCAAGatcatcaacaaacacaacatCAGCTCCGGGCCATACGGAGCCACGTGGCGGCTCCTTCGACGGAACATCACCTCAGAGATTCTTCATCCCTCGCGCGTGAGATGTTATTCTCACGCGCGGCACTGGGTTCTTGGGATCCTCTTTGATAGGTTTCGTAAACACAGAGGTGATCAAGAACCGATCGTCCTCGTCGACCATCTCCAGTATGCCATGTTTGCTCTTCTTGTTCTCATGTGTTTCGGAGATAAACTCGACgagaagcaaatcaaacaagtGGAGTTCATTCAGAGACTACAGCTCCTTAGCTTGCCGAGATTCAACATCTTCAACATATGGCCTAAGTTCACCAAACTGATTTTGCGAAAGAGGTGGCAGGAATTTCTCAAGATTCGGAGACAACAGAGGGATGTTCTGCTTCCGTTGATACATGCCCGGAGGAAGATCGTTGAAGAGAGGAATAAGAAGAggtcggaggaagaagaagaagaagacaaagactaTGTACAATCATATGTTGATACCCTATTTGATTTGGAGCTTcctgatgagaagaagaagctggacGAAGAAGACTTGGTGAGTTTGTGCTCAGAGTTTCTCACTGGAGGGACTGACACAACGGCCACAGCACTACAATGGATCATGGCGAACCTCGTGAAATATCCAGATATCCAGGAGAGGTTACACGAGGAGATCAAAAGCGTAGTCGGggaagaagcaaaagaggtgGAGGAAGAAGGCGTGGAGAGGATGCCGTATCTAAAGGCAGTTGTGTTGGAAGGTCTCCGAAGGCATCCTCCAGGACACTTCCTACTCCCGCACCGTGTCACGGAGGACACTGTATTGGGTGGGTACAAGGTACCGAAGAAGGGGACAATCAACTTTATGGTGGCGGACATAGGACGGGATCCGAAGGTGTGGGAGGAACCAATGGTGTTTAAGCCGGAGAGATtcatgggagaagaagaagtggtggATATAACCGGAAGTAGAGGAATCAAGATGATGCCGTTCGGAGCAGGAAGGAGGATATGTCCCGGGATAGGGCTGGCAATGTTGCATCTCGAGTACTACGTTGCCAACATGGTCAGAGAGTTCCAATGGAAAGAGGTAGAAGGTCAGGAGGTTGACTTGACGGAGAGGCTCGAGTTCACCGTCGTCATGAAGCATCCCCTTAAGGTTCTTGCTGTTCCTAGGAGAAGTCACTAG